The following are encoded together in the Drosophila biarmipes strain raj3 chromosome 3L, RU_DBia_V1.1, whole genome shotgun sequence genome:
- the LOC108035361 gene encoding uncharacterized histidine-rich protein DDB_G0274557 encodes MPPPHHEDRLFGIHFGLNLGGGGHHHHHHHPPPPPPPVHHHHHGPPHHHGPPPHHHHHYGPPPPPHHFDHHHHGGHFDHHHGPPHGHHHHHW; translated from the coding sequence ATGCCGCCACCACACCACGAGGATCGTCTGTTCGGAATCCACTTTGGACTAAATTTGGGAGGTGGTGGtcaccatcaccaccaccatcacccaccgccgcctccgccaccggtgcaccaccaccaccacggaCCACCGCACCACCACGGACCTCCgccgcaccaccaccaccactatggaccaccaccaccgccgcacCACTTCGATCACCATCACCACGGCGGCCACTTTGACCACCATCATGGTCCTCCGCAcggtcatcatcatcatcactgGTAG